In Arachis hypogaea cultivar Tifrunner chromosome 17, arahy.Tifrunner.gnm2.J5K5, whole genome shotgun sequence, a single window of DNA contains:
- the LOC140181119 gene encoding exocyst complex component EXO70B1-like, with protein sequence MPTGSSLPDHIEKWKNWVLHEHEPHKWWIMSVPSAVIGLTCFAFSYFNHHLKAWNLMLKFSISIALIALIGIAVLFARRWPNGNRAWVKAHLVLVAITVTYVATFFLDKEKEEEPDVLRLVSYAAFAVTSLSLAIQTQVEFFGEIVYFFVGVLLIRLMEINWWLAIFPGACFSYPLIILSSFLHELSEKRIPTHTNSSASPTYSETSYVENTSSIGSGTAMSPQQSNNTDTGTVPLLAPPPVRSDDLLDGFRRALGTLNGLDRELAWELKRPLGDYLTDRSEEVPAVLGNDSNFLVDRISSQVLDELNRLMMNSTQFDDDMRNLVVDEYSRSRKRFLETCQVELQLNVHKMNTMKKWIKVSNITLRILFPNERRLCNRVFGSSSDIWGECFMQVCSEWARDLLNFADQVAKNGLKYQKREYLPQLFQVLRAQCDLIIPSFELLFSNTEIRGALWTEAIKVKERLCRAIKDYFFMGLEDSAHADGRNQSIYYSYGIHGSIVQVMERLSDAFKERDTLGLILQDYPIVPVKEGMTLLASHISWMIDLLEANLETFTENSEDASRGCVYLINNFNYIEREVHDTQLDTILGRSWLEEQSGKFDGYLEKYRRNSWDKVLGYLKLDSENVTEESMKEKIQLFNEHFGKMFYHHRRWSVHDTVRGKMKESVSKVFVPKYGNFIERFREILGDHADDYIKYSTSEIEDCFTVYLFSGSGYSSTDDDE encoded by the coding sequence ATGCCTACTGGTTCTTCCTTGCCAGACCACATTGAAAAATGGAAAAATTGGGTGCTGCATGAGCATGAGCCTCATAAATGGTGGATAATGAGTGTCCCGTCAGCTGTGATTGGACTCACCTGTTTTGCTTTCAGCTACTTCAACCATCATCTCAAAGCTTGGAACCTGATGTTGAAATTCTCCATCTCCATTGCTCTCATTGCCCTCATCGGTATTGCAGTTTTATTTGCAAGAAGATGGCCAAATGGGAACAGAGCATGGGTTAAAGCGCATTTGGTATTGGTCGCGATTACAGTCACCTATGTCGCCACCTTCTTTCttgataaagaaaaagaggagGAACCGGATGTATTACGCCTGGTATCCTATGCTGCATTTGCTGTGACGTCTTTAAGTCTAGCAATACAGACTCAAGTCGAATTTTTCGGGGAAATCGTATACTTTTTTGTTGGAGTTCTACTTATAAGACTCATGGAGATAAACTGGTGGTTGGCTATCTTCCCTGGAGCATGCTTCAGTTATCCACTCATTATTCTTTCTTCATTTCTACATGAACTATCAGAAAAACGCATCCCCACTCATACGAATTCATCAGCTTCACCAACCTATAGCGAAACTTCTTATGTTGAGAATACCTCTTCTATAGGCTCTGGCACTGCAATGAGTCCACAACAATCCAATAATACCGATACCGGTACTGTTCCTCTTTTAGCGCCTCCACCAGTTCGGAGTGATGATCTCTTAGACGGGTTCAGGCGTGCTCTAGGGACGCTTAATGGGTTGGATAGGGAACTTGCATGGGAGTTAAAGCGCCCCTTGGGAGATTACCTTACAGATAGAAGTGAAGAGGTTCCAGCGGTACTGGGGAACGACTCCAACTTCCTAGTGGATAGGATTTCGTCACAGGTACTTGATGAGCTGAATCGCTTGATGATGAATTCGACCCAGTTTGATGATGACATGAGGAATTTGGTGGTGGATGAATACAGCAGAAGCCGGAAACGGTTCTTGGAGACATGCCAGGTGGAGTTACAGTTGAATGTGCATAAAATGAACACGATGAAGAAGTGGATTAAAGTTTCCAACATAACATTAAGGATACTATTTCCTAATGAACGGAGACTCTGCAATCGAGTGTTTGGCTCTTCATCTGACATCTGGGGTGAGTGTTTCATGCAGGTTTGCTCGGAATGGGCACGAGATTTACTGAACTTCGCGGATCAGGTTGCAAAGAATGGACTTAAATATCAGAAACGTGAATATTTGCCCCAGCTTTTCCAAGTGTTGAGAGCACAATGTGATCTAATTATTCCATCTTTTGAGTTACTGTTTTCTAATACTGAAATCAGGGGTGCACTCTGGACTGAAGCAATCAAAGTTAAAGAAAGACTGTGTAGAGCAATTAAGGATTACTTTTTCATGGGGTTGGAGGATTCGGCTCACGCAGATGGAAGAAACCAGTCAATCTATTATAGTTATGGAATTCATGGCAGTATTGTCCAAGTAATGGAACGCCTCAGTGATGCCTTCAAAGAAAGAGACACCCTTGGATTAATCCTCCAAGATTACCCCATAGTTCCTGTTAAGGAGGGAATGACTTTGCTTGCTAGTCACATTTCTTGGATGATCGATCTGCTGGAGGCCAATTTGGAAACCTTCACAGAAAACAGCGAGGATGCTTCCCGGGGCTGTGtttacttaattaataattttaattacataGAAAGGGAAGTCCATGATACTCAATTGGACACCATTTTGGGGCGTAGTTGGCTCGAAGAACAAAGTGGCAAATTCGATGGGTACCTCGAGAAATATCGAAGAAACTCATGGGATAAGGTGTTGGGCTACTTGAAGTTGGATAGCGAGAACGTGACGGAAGAGTCAATGAAAGAGAAGATCCAATTGTTCAACGAGCACTTTGGCAAAATGTTTTATCATCATCGTAGATGGTCAGTTCATGATACAGTTAGGGGAAAAATGAAAGAATCGGTGAGCAAGGTCTTTGTTCCAAAATATGGAAATTTCATTGAGAGGTTCCGCGAGATTCTTGGGGATCATGCTGATGACTACATCAAGTATTCAACATCGGAAATTGAAGATTGCTTCACGGTGTACCTATTTTCTGGAAGTGGATATAGTAGTACGGATGATGATGAATAA